A stretch of the Cytophagia bacterium CHB2 genome encodes the following:
- a CDS encoding type II toxin-antitoxin system VapC family toxin, whose protein sequence is MTTSDSWIAFDTNIYIFGIREEPKFPACAELLQKIGALHLYIPRQIIRELQKNLQPNEVHELFGLFMRYPNRVKINWHPTAPALIEKFQELGCKFGDAVVAAHLEAEGVRTLISENRHFLTEIQGLPFRILNAATAMQELSRID, encoded by the coding sequence ATGACTACAAGCGATAGCTGGATAGCATTCGACACGAACATCTATATTTTCGGTATTCGCGAGGAACCGAAATTTCCCGCTTGTGCAGAACTGCTTCAAAAAATCGGCGCGCTTCATCTTTACATACCTCGCCAAATTATTCGCGAACTCCAAAAAAATCTCCAGCCGAATGAAGTCCATGAGTTGTTCGGACTTTTTATGCGATATCCCAATCGTGTCAAAATCAACTGGCATCCAACAGCCCCTGCGTTAATCGAGAAATTTCAGGAATTGGGTTGCAAGTTTGGCGATGCTGTTGTGGCGGCGCATCTTGAGGCAGAAGGTGTGCGGACTTTGATCTCTGAGAATCGCCATTTTTTGACGGAGATTCAGGGTTTGCCATTTCGCATTCTAAATGCTGCTACGGCGATGCAAGAGTTGAGCCGCATCGATTGA